TGTAAATGTTCTATAACACAACTCTGTATTAAAGCTGCAGGAAATAATAAACCCTAGTTAAGATTAATGATGATACTGAGATGATACTGAGAAAAATACACATAAGGGGCATAGAGCAATACAATTAACACAGAAAAGAAGAATTATCAACAACAAACTGTAAAAGTCCATAGTTTTGACAGCTTTTCGGCTTGTAAGtcttttaaaaattttaaaataagtttttatttccagcttaaaatgaaaaatgtttggtttcttttcaggccaatttacatttatggatatgaaactttcaaaataataaaaacatttaaaataaaaataaaacattttactatttttcttttctcatgaaTAAAATTACATCTTTTTCTGTATATTCAAAGGTTTATATAGTTAAGGTGTATCACTGCACCCAGAGAGTCTCTTAATGTTCATatggattaaataaataaataaataaataaataaataaataaataaataaatattaaaatgaaataaaagaacaaagatTTTCTTCAGCAGTTGTTTTTAGTACAAACTTAATATTGAGGCCACATGATTTACTTACATGTAAAATTCCAACAGGCCTAGAATTTTTAGAAATTTAACACTGGAAACATTtgtatacatacatgtacatatatacataatatacaacatatacataaaaacaaactttaGCCTGGTCCTTGTCCTACAGGAAGGAGAAGGTGGTAAGGTCTACTGACATTAACCTTCATTGTCCTCCCTGTGTCTCAGCTTAATTCAGGATCTAGAATGTGCAATCGTCCTCCAACATGCTGGGAATAGGAAATATATCTGACTTGATATCATGGTTGGTGCTCGATATAAAGAGGACGAGGAGGGCCACAAAAAGGCAACACTATCCAAGGTTGCCTGAAGGTGATTGTCTTTTTATTTGGATATCAAGTTATTAGATGGTGTAATCTGTATgtgcaaaatcaaaacaaacaaaaaaataattgttatttttaaattcatgttGCAATATTTTTACAGCTTTATTATACTTCTGTAAATGTATGCATTTGCATTTACAAACCTCTAGACAGCTCCAAATCAGGACCACCAGGGAAGTATTACTGGATGAAGacatgcaaaataaaacaacatgcagttaaaaaataaagttatgcaggtataaaaataaagtacgATATAAATCAGTGTAATTAATTATTCTTTATTCGTCTCTGCTTACATACTCATAGTTATCTCTGTAAAAGAACTCAGGATCAAATAATATCTGTGTGATGTAGACTATTATTGGGTGCCttgtaattcattttaataaggTCTAATCTATTCTTAATGTCTAACCTGGACTTCCTAAAGCTGCATTGTAAACCACTTGTGTCTGATGATGTCCTCGAACGACGGCCGAGAGCGAGGGTCTTTTTTCAGGCACAATGATATCAGATCAGAGCATTCTGTATGTGCAGTAACaagaaaaatataatgaaaaaataattatgtttaaatgcatttaaagatGAACAGTTTTATTATACAAGTTTAAATGTGATGCTTTTTCATGTTCTCACCTTTAGACACATGATGACATATAGGTATAATCCCATTTATAATTTGATCACTGTTCATAAAGGGCAGATGTCCACAGACCAAGTAGAACAGGAGCACACCCAGACTCCAGACAGTAGAAGGACGTCCCAGATACTTTCCCTCATGGAGCCACTCGGGAGGACAATATGGTGGCGTTCCTGagtgaaaaagtaaaaagttcaGTAATCCACACAAAAAGGATTCTCCACTGTATCATCCTAGATTTGATCTCATATACACTGTACAAGTACCCGCAAATGTCCTGTAGGGGGAGTCCTTTAACAAGTCCCCATTGCCAAAGTCGATCAACTTCACTACCATTGTGTCAGTGTTGATCAGAATGTTCTCAGGCCTGATGTCTCTGTGAAAAACACCATGGTTACAGCAGTGACGAGCCGCCTGAACCACCTGCCACATTATGTTTCGAACCATTGATTCAGACAGTAGACTGTTGTTACATATACAAAACTCTTGCAGGTCACTGCAGGGACTGGGTCGCTCCAGAACCAAGACGACCCAATCGGACAGGTCAAACCATTCTAGCAGCTCCACCACATTCCTGGAGCGAGGTGGCACGGACAGCATCTGCATCAAGGCTACCTCCAGGGGCAGAGTTTGCGTCCCACCCGGCTGAAACGACAACGCAGACATGACGCAGACATGGCACAGACATGGTTAACATGGGGTAGTGGTGGCTCaaatggttaaggctttgggttgttgatcgaaGGATTGGGTTTCAAGGCCccgcacagccaagctgccactgctgggtccttgagcaaggccctcaaccctctctgctccaggggcactgtatcatactgtagctgcccctgcactctgaccccaacctcctcagttggggtatgtgaagaaaagaattccactgtgctgtaatgtatatgtggtgataataaactCTTCTATGCCCCACGTTCATCATGGGCTTGGAGTAAAATATTCAAACTCAGTAATCTTACAATGGAAAATGCTTTGGATTGAGAAGTGAATCAGGAATAAAGTTAGTGTGCTGTTTCTTACAATGGTGATGTTTTTGCTGTAGACCGTCTTGGCCACACACTTAATAGCAACCTGTTCACATACACAAAAtaagtttaataattaatataaatccACAGCAACTACATTTGTTTTCAGAAAATAGAGGCTCGAACGACCCGCTTTTGTAACGATCTTTtttgtaaaatcacacacattaatctCGTCACCTAACGCCTTACATTTTCTATAGTGTGGTGATTAATGCCAGCTGTATCAGCTGTATATGTGCAGACATTGTACCTGTTTCCAATCCACATTACGAACTCCAGCGTACACATAGCTGAAGTTTCCTTGTCCCAGCAGCTCTCTCGCAGTGTATTGTGATGCAATAACCTCTGTTAAACAATCAAATAATCATTCAGTTCAACTGAAATAAGGATGAAAGTATATCATGCTCTCATCTTATTTGCAGTAgactgtaatatataatatatctgtaGAGAGGAAATCTGAGGTAATATTTAGCTAGCTAGACGTAAAGTTAGTTTTTACGTGTCTGCCAAAAATGAGGTAACGTTAACTTTTAATGTGGAATGTGAGGTAATcttgaaaaaggaaaaaaaaacttgtaagATATTTGCAAAACATgcaaatatatctttttttaagaAGCTGTCTTTTCATAATCGTCCTTCAAACACTGTCAGCAAAGGTGCATCAAgacaatactgtatataagctaGAAAAGGtattaacaaaacaataattatatttaatttttttttaactgaattaaaaattattttaaagataCAAAGCTAAGGACTTATATAAGTTAGCTCTAGACACAAAGTGCATCTGAGCAaatggtgcaaacagtgtgagacaaaatacaatacaaaaacaatacaggaatgaacacttaatatagtAGCAACAGTTATGAGATGTATTGtaatgaattgtgcaaaacagcaattgactgaattgtgcaagacagcatgtgcaaaaacggtgtgcaaaacagcatgtaaacagtttaatatggTGGTGCTGTGTACATGTATTTGTATTAGATGGGTATTTGGTGCAGATCAGTGCTGTCCAtacagatatgtgtgtgtgtgtgtgtgtgtgtgtgtgtgtgtgtgtgtgtgtgtgtgtgtgtgtgtgtgtgtgtgtatgtgtgtttatgtgtgtatgtgtgtgtgtgtgtgtgcgtctctgtgtgcatgtgtgtttatgtgtgtatgtgtgtgtgtgcatgtttctctgtgtgtgtctgtttgtgtgtgtgtttctgtgagtgtgtctgtttgtgtgtgtgtgtgtgtgtgtctctgtgtgcgtgtgtgtatgtgtgtatatgtgtgtgtatgtgtgtgtgtgtgtgcatgtttctctgtgtgtgtctgtttgtgtgtgtgcgtgtgtttctgtgagtgtgtgtgtttgtgtgtgtgtgtgtgtgtgtgtgtgtgtgtgtgtgtgtgtgtgtgtatatgtgtgtgcgtgtgtgtacctgtccACTCCTGGTTAACGCTGGGAAGAGGTGGATGAGGATTAGTGTTGGGAATCACGTTCATTTTCAAACTTTACAAATTAGCTACGGAACATCAGAATTAGAAATGTATATGATTAATCATCTCATAAAGAAACTAAAGACATTTGGTTGTTTATTCCATCCAGTCTGATCGCGACCacgtttttttctctcagctcTCTATTATAAATATGATGCGGAACTAAAAACGGGAAAGCGtcgtttattttaattaataagtaattatCATAGTGTTTTCttcaattaataataaaaaaaacatctaataataataacaaaaaatgaacacacaaagtctacaaacacactaCCTGTCATCTCCCCGAAGGTTAATGACTAAATCACTGCTATACAAATGAAGCAGGAAACATTACACGTGTTCCAAGAACTGAAGCTTGTGACGTGCTAGAAATTCTGATTCTAAACACGTTCCATAAATCAGAACAATCCTCAAGTTCTTGCCCAAAACACACGAATAGATATGTGCATATTTGCAACCAATAAAGaggctgtttattttaattaattaatttatacttaattaattaaaaagcagGTTTGTTGCAGAAATgctttagtgtttgtgtgtaatgcgTTTAAACATTTGCATCACAAATCAAGAGGTAATCAGactttaatgacaaaaaaagtcTTACAAACAAGAAGACCTATCGTTGTACATCCCTTCTGGGGGATTTGGGCTTTGTTAGTGGTGCGATGTCTTTTGACTGGTTGAGTTGGTCCCTCTGgcccctgtgtgtatgtgcatgtatgtgaaCATTTAATGGTTTTTGTGGGAAACTCAATGTATGAATAAAGATGGTTAATTTCTGTTAATCCTGTCTCTGCATGATCAGAGGGAATAAACTTGTGTTGCCTATTTTGGATAAATTGTTTAATGTACAACCCAAAAGAATAAACTATTTCCTGGGGTGAAATATCCCAGGTGGTGTAGTCGGTGCTGTCATATTATCATAGTGTACTTTTCCCATTAGACTTGCTGAAATCGTGCtcttgacatgttttttttctggtgttTGTGTGCTACCAGTAACAGTAATCTCATGGTGACCTTTAAGCTATTCATGAGGGGCCACCCCCATCTCCAAAGTAAACACATGGTGTGTTATAATAGTTTATTGCTACAATTACACCTCATATCCTGTTGCTCACTGATGTCAGTGTATGAGTCTTACAGAGTAGATGTGATCATACCTCATTAATGATGTGAACTCTGGGCCACATCAGATGAGGTGCAGTGGAAATACACATCACATCTATTATTCAACTGCATCACTATAGGAACACCATGCAaattataattttcattcattcatttattcattcattcattcattcattcaatcattttctaccgcttatctgaacttctcgggtcacggggagcctgtgcctatctcaggtgtcatcgggcatcgaggcaggatacaccctggacggagtgccaacccatcgcagggcacacacacactctcagtcactcacacactcacacactacggacaattttccagagattccaatcaacctaccctgcatgtctttggacagggggaggaaaccggagtacccggaggaaaccccagaggcacggggagaacatgaaaactccacacacacaaggcggaggcgggaatccaacccccaacactggaggtgtgaggcgaacgtgctaaccactaagccaccgtgccccccaaaatataatttttcctTTGCAATTTTACATCAtaaatgcttttctttattgttattgctatgcaccaacacaccaagacaaattcctgtttatgtatgtagacCCTACAGTACCtggcaataaacctgattctgattctgaaaaacTTTGATATGACCTGATATTAACCTCTACCAAGAATAAAActtctgatatactgtataagcccCAGTTTCTGCTGTCAGTTCGGTGTGTCATGACAAAGAATCACTAAACCCATGTGTATGTAACTATAGTACTCATTTAGCATGCATGGTAAGAATGTAATTCAAACATATAAGTTAGTAAGAAAATATACTTCACAAACCTCACTGTCCAGTAGGTGGTGCTATAAAAAGGAATCACTCATCAGTtagcataagagcaggggcggttctaggatttcatctgtagggggttttagccctcagtgagaatttaaaacaagaagagttttatattatatattatatgactacatagtaagccaaaagttatggtattattaaatggcaaaagtggacaccaaaattttatgcatgatgtaattgaacaaacagtgtgtccaatgaatgcagtcattaataaaaaaatattcacaagacaaagaccaaatcaataaatgttatttttatttagtattgaatggatcgtttgcattaatattttgtttgtgctgtcaACTCtggcgtctttccgccgattaacgttatagataaacgcctccagctctggcTGCGCGTGCACgatgcgcgtacctgtgcttctccattCAAATAAAGTAGACTGCTGaggacgcacttttgaaagactacaacgcacgcgcgtaaaagcaaagtgaaaaaaaaatcgctcttgcaTCAAAGTGATAATTAATATGTAtaattttgtgtatttcttCAGTCACACCAAGCAACCCGTCTAATTCTCATAAGAGTAGATCCACTTTATCCAGTCAGTAAAACCTCTGAAGCATCAAAACATCATGGTGATGACAACACCAATCCAATCTTGACTttgataataaatatttatttaaaatatttaaaaaataatattatattttgcaCATCTGAGATTGGGGGTTCTTTTCATGctttgtgggtttcctccatgtACTTTTGATTCCTCCATCAGTTCAATGGCAATGTGTTGTAGTCAGATTGACTGTACGGCTGAACTGTTGTTCTGGGTGCACCCTGACTTGTTCCCCGTGTCCCCTGGCTCTGACAGGCTTACAGGCACCATGTCTCCCATGTCTAATTACTGTAAAACAACAATCTATAAAAAATATTCCACAATTCTCCACACCATTAGTTCTAGTTATGGCTTCCATCAGAGGATCTTTATGTAGATCAGGAGAActtctctgttcttttttccGTACATGGAGTTCCTGTCAGCCTAgatctgtgttgtgttttttggttTTGCTGAATGTCGGACACCACCGTGACAACTGTGGTTACATTTCCTCTCTTCATTTCAGAGCTGGGCTTTTGATAAAGGAACCTGCACAAATTTAAGGCGATTTTGCTTCCCCACATGTCTTATCTGCATACATCTAGAGGACTGATCTCAAAGCAGGAAAGGCTGTGTTTATTCCTAAAAGATAAAATTCCAGCACAGCCTCACAGCTCCTGTACAGCTCCtttaaatgtaatgtgtgtgagaaaaagtagatagatatagagagaCATGTTAAGGAAGAGCTGCTCatgtgtgatacacacacacacacacacacatacacacaggatgACGTGCTGTAGAGAACAGACCGCAACTTCAGCCGCAGTTGAAGCAAAAGCTGGCTTTACGCCACACCCACATCATTCTGCTACAGCCTCGTCTACCGGCTTGTAGACTGCATTTTACTacttccctctctttctctgtctttcctgTCATCATCCACTCGTTTCTGCATCTTTTGCAGGGATGGCGGAGCTGGAGGGCTTCGAGTTCGGCAAGTCGGACTTTGTACTCCTGGACGAGGTGACCATGGAGCAGTTCCTGGAGAATCTGAAGCTCAGGTAAAAGCAGAATCACAAACTGTGGCAATGAAAGGAATAAGGAAAATATTGTGTTGGACAAAAGCTGAGAAGATTCAAGAAAAACCTCAATACTGACTTTCAATTCTGgttttaattcatattcatcTTGAAAGAAGTTGAGTCTTAGAATtatgacatttatattatacattatattataaaggtTAACCAACGTATAAGGTACATTCTGACTCTCTGACCACTCCCTTTTGCTTTGGATGTGTTCAGCAATATGTTTGATGCCTCGACGGTGACTAACGTCTGGCTTACAAAATTCATCACTTGTGGGAAATAGCTTTGCATTGTGTATTTTGTACACATTGAAgtgaatcaaaacaaacattaaacgTAGTCACCTAAGCTGAAGATTTTTACAAGACGGTGATGCAACCTAAGCTGCTTAAGTTCCTGACTTTAATCCCTCTCAGAGACTTTTGATCTGATGTCATGTGTCTGATTTTAAACTGTctatgtgttttgagtgaaaacCACACGTCTCTTCACTTTTTACGTGATTTTCCGTGTTTCCATGACAACTAGGGAACAAGGGTTTAATGGTAAGAACAATATATAGTTTGTTTTTAGCTAGGTTTGTAATGAGGCCTTACAGTACAGTGAATgagaattaaacaaataaacacaaacagcaaATTATCATGTATTGTATCATGTACCTTTATGGCAAATGTCAGTATACTCTGCAAAGCCACATAATGCATATTGCAAATCGATGGATTAAATAATTTACCATTAAAAATAGCTATATATTACataattgtaattttttatatttgtaatttCAGCATCACCTTACATACGGGCCAGACTCTtctcttatttaaataataagatGCTAATATGTTTATGAGGAAAAACCGAGCAAAAAGTCTGACAAGTCTGACCAAACACACCCAGTCATTCGGATTTTATGAAACAGAGAAGACAAGTCATTTTGAGCCATGCGTCgcacttcctgttctcacttcCCACCTTCGTATTACTTCCTGTCAAGTGTGGGTGTAGTTTATGTCACTCTGACAACACGCATTGCTACATAGCCTCTGGTTATAATACATTTCATGTTAAACTCTGTTGTTTGTTCAAGAATTAAGCCtgacaaacatttttacagGTGTAAACTGACAAGTTGTAGTTGTAGTTTCCGCCATTTTAACCAAAATTGTAAACCATGGACTTTGCTAGAATAATCCCCACTTTGAGAACCTGAGGGATTTTGGGTCATTTgagaaaaacagataaaaaaacaataataaaccaatacgataaattaattaattcttgAAAACTGAAGGTAGACCCTACATGTATTATAGTACATTCAAACCAGGCAATGTtcagtgtatttaaaacaaGATATGTGACTTCCTGGTACAGTATTACCAATTTAAAGGtcaaagtggtgacagaaaaactGCTGAATATTGATGAGggtattgttattattcatgGTCTTGTGCAGCATCATTTAAAAAGGCAAAGTAACGACACTGCAATTGACCTCTTTTGGGATCAGTGAATATGGAAATGATGTGTTTTATGTGGAAACCTTTAGATTCAGACACTGAATAGTTCCGGcactaaatcacacacacatttctgtgtaAATAGATGAAATTAATGCATTTTTTGATACTTTAgtaacatttaattttcataACACTCAGTACAAGTCTGTACTATATTAGTCCAAATAATATCAGTGTATGATAACTGGCTCATCCAGATAGCATGGCTTGCTTGGctatttcagttgtttcacacacTGTGTACTGGACAGTACATCAGTGACAGTGATAAAATCTgaagtataaatgtgtgtgcattataACCTTCATGGCAGGATTTATTTAGTCTGTTAGTTTTCTTTCCTCTACACTTTGTGTTTTGAAGTCTTATGTTATAAAATCCTGCATATGATTTGAGCAAATGGAAAACTGtatctttgttttgtgttttttaacttAAACGGTTTATACTTCCCCATACTTTTCATTTTAGTCTTTACACATTGATCGATTGTTATGCTTTCAGGTTTGAGAAAGGCCGAATCTACACGTTTATCGGAGAAGTGGTGGTGTCCGTGAATCCCTACAGGCAGATGGACATCTATGGGGAGGAGGTCGTTGGTGCGTACAGAGGGAGAGAGCTGTACGAAAACCCTCCTCACCTCTACGCAGTGGCTGATGCGGCCTACAAAGCCATGAAGAGAAGAGCGAAAGACACCTGCATTGTCATTTCaggtaacaaacaaaaacatatcttggaagttgtggcctaatggttagagagtctgactcctaaccctaaggttgtgggttcgagtcttgggccggccacgtctgaggtgcccttgagcaaggcactgaaccacCCAACTGTTCCCCGGGTGCcacagcattaatggctgcccactgctccgggtgtgtgttcacggtgtgtgtgttcactgctgtgtgtgcactttggatgcaacgcagagaacaaattctgagtatgggtcaccgtacttagccgtatgtcaatTTACTAATTCAGTATCAGATAAGTGAAGTAACATCACTGATAACAAATGAGGTTTAGGTCGTGTTGTAGACTGATGACACCATTTAGattattttgtttgaaaagTGTGAGCTTTCCAGCATCCTGACATGCTAACaagctgtttttgtgtaaaagaatgaaaaaaaagtagCTTGTGAGGAATAACTGCTTATAGCGGTCGTAATGTAAGTTATACCAAGATTTAACTTGACTCacagacattccacaacatGACATGTTACtctaaaaggattaaaaaaacatggtgtCATTTAATAATTCCTTATTTAATGTGATATTTAGAAAACTTGCTGTAGTATAAAAGCAAATAGGATGTGCTTGGAAAGCACAATAATGTCATGTGCCCCTACTGGCCTTGCAACATGGAGCCCCTAATACTCTGGGGAAGATGTGGCCTAACGGTAAAGAGAGtctgaaccctaaccctaaggttgggtgttcgagtctcgggccggccacgactgaggtgcccttgagcaaggcgccgaaaccccccaactgctccccgggataaatggctgcctactgctccgggtgtgtgttcacggtgtgtgtgtgttcactgctgtgtgtgtgcactttggatgggttaaacacagagaacgaattctgagtatgggtcaccgtacttagctgtatgtcacatcacattGCTGCTTTTTTCACAATAaaagaatgtgttttattccatacttgAACCACTATGAATAACTCTGAACCAACAATCAACTACATGCTCCTGAAAGAGTCAAAGTACTGTATAATGTATTTAGCAGGGGTTTATGGAGTAAGCTATAGAGGATACTGTTTACcactaatctgtgtgtgttttccaggtGAAAGTGGAGCGGGGAAGACAGAAGCCAGTAAATACATCATGCATTATATAGCAGCTATCACCAACCCCAGCCAAAGGGAAGAAGTTGAGAGGTGAGAACTTAAAAGGcgtattttttaatttctgcaAATCATCATTAAAGCTTCCCGCCTACACGATGTatgtggagttttcatgttctccccgtgcctcgggggtttcctctgggtactctggtttcctcccctggtccaaagacatgcatagtaggttgattggaatctctggaaaattgtccgtagtgtgtgagtgtgtgagtgaatgagagtgtgtgtgtgtgtgtgtgtgtgcctgtgatgggttggcactccgtccagggtgtatcctgcctcgatgcccgatgacgcctgagataggcacaggctccccgtgacccgagaagttcagataagcgatagaaaatgattgaatgaatgaatgaatgaatgaatgaatgaatcattaaaGCTATTTTATTCCAAATCAAAGCTCTTTATATGGTACgatatgtttttaatgtttattacttTACAGAACTTATGAAACTGGCCAACAAAAACTTaaagcttatatatatatatatttttacctcAATAAAGTAATAACAAAATCCTAGGGCCTTGGAAGGTGGACACTTACATATAAGATTAATTAGTAACTAAaaacatgttatttaaaaaagaaaaaatataaatgcttTATGTAAGGACTTATTTATGCTTTGAAGTCTATTGGAAAGTCCTGAATGCTTTGTGGCTATTCTATATGTCTAACTTTTTTTATGCCTTATTATGTTTAAGAATAAGAAAATATAGTTTTGTGAGGGAACGACTATTTAGAGCTGCTATAATTCacatgataacaggaactaatttttttttctagtgttggcaaattgctgtggtctACGTCTAATAATATATCTTCTTGTTCCACTTTCGGCTTTTAttgttaggggtcaccacaatgaatcatctgtttccatcGAACTTTATCATTTGCATCCACTAATTActttcatgtcctcttttaacacacgTGTATcttctttggccttcctctcgacctcttacctggcagctccatctccgagatccttctaccaatataaccatctccctccaaaccatctcaatctaatctcttgtccaaaccatctccatctagtctctctgaccttgtccccaaaacaacCAACCTGAaatgtccctctgatgtgcccgttcctaatcctgtccatccttgtcactccttctaaagagaacctcaacatcctcatctctgctaacCTCCatttctgcctcatgtcttttcctcacagtctctaacccatctAGCAGAGCTGGactcttgtacacctttcctttgttTCTTACTAACAATTTTCTGTCACACTTCACATTGCACTGGACGGTTAAAACCCAAATACTTAAAGTCCTCCACCTTCTTGGCCTCAGCCCCCTGTAatctcactgttctacttccctccctctcgttCATGCACGTGTACTTACAGTACTTCTTACTACGACTGaatttcattcctcttctttccagagcagacctccacctttccaggtgttcctccacctgctctcttctctcactacagatcacagtGTCATCCGTAAACATCGTTGTCCACAGCGATTCCTATCTGACATCATCTGTCAATTtgtccatcaccatagcaaaAGAGAACGGACTCAAAACCGATCCTTGATGAAACCCCACCTCCAcattgaactcctctgtctgacctacagcacatctcactgctgtcatactcctctcaaACGTATCCTGAACTAGTCTGATGTACTTCTCTTCCACTCCTGACActctctcctagaca
The Tachysurus fulvidraco isolate hzauxx_2018 chromosome 7, HZAU_PFXX_2.0, whole genome shotgun sequence DNA segment above includes these coding regions:
- the LOC113662815 gene encoding serine/threonine-protein kinase pim-1-like — its product is MGDMVPVSLSEPGDTGNKSGSDLVINLRGDDSVNQEWTEVIASQYTARELLGQGNFSYVYAGVRNVDWKQVAIKCVAKTVYSKNITIPGGTQTLPLEVALMQMLSVPPRSRNVVELLEWFDLSDWVVLVLERPSPCSDLQEFCICNNSLLSESMVRNIMWQVVQAARHCCNHGVFHRDIRPENILINTDTMVVKLIDFGNGDLLKDSPYRTFAGTPPYCPPEWLHEGKYLGRPSTVWSLGVLLFYLVCGHLPFMNSDQIINGIIPICHHVSKECSDLISLCLKKDPRSRPSFEDIIRHKWFTMQL